The DNA segment GCGATGCGCGTGCTGCAGGGCGCGGCGATCGGCGGCGAGATGCCCGGGGCCTGGGTGTTCGTGGCCGAGCACGTGCCGAAGAACCGCTACGGCCTGGGCGTGGGAACGCTGACGGCCGGCATCACCGGCGGCATCCTGCTGGGCTCGCTGGTGGCCATCGCCATCAACCGCACGTACACGCCTGCCGAGGTGCAGGGCTTCGCGTGGCGCATTCCGTTCATCCTGGGCGGCGTGTTCGGCCTGGTGTCGGTGTACCTGCGCCGCTTCCTGCACGAGACGCCGGTGTTCCAGGAGCTGGCCGCGCGCCGCGCCGTGGCGCGCGAGCTGCCGCTCAAGACCATCTTCCGCGACCACAAGGGCGCGATGCTGCTGGTGGCGCTGATGACCTGGGTGCTCTCCACCGCCGTGGTGGTGGTGGTGCTGATCACGCCGTCGTACCTGCAGAAAGTGCACCACCTGCCCGCCACGCTGGCGCTGGAGGCCAATGCCGTGGCCACGCTCACGCTGACCATCGGCTGCGTGGTGATGGGCTGGGCCACCGACCGCTTCGGCACCCGCGCGGTGATGCTGGTGGGCTGGGGCGGCCTGTTCCTGACCTCGTACCTGTTCTACCTGGGCCTGCCGGGCACGCCGGAGACGCTGGTGCGCAACTACGCGCTGGTGGGCTTTTTCGTGGGATCGATCGCGCTGCTGCCCATCGTGGGCGTGCGCGCCTTCCCGCCGGAAGTGCGGTTCTC comes from the Paracidovorax avenae ATCC 19860 genome and includes:
- a CDS encoding MFS transporter → MTSSASAAASADAAQPHRPLTRGDYKTLGLSALGGTLEFYDFVIYVFFATVVSGLFFPADMPDWLRQLQTFGIFAAGYLARPIGGIVIAHFGDKLGRKRMFSLSIFLMAVPTLVIGLLPTYASIGVAAPLLLLAMRVLQGAAIGGEMPGAWVFVAEHVPKNRYGLGVGTLTAGITGGILLGSLVAIAINRTYTPAEVQGFAWRIPFILGGVFGLVSVYLRRFLHETPVFQELAARRAVARELPLKTIFRDHKGAMLLVALMTWVLSTAVVVVVLITPSYLQKVHHLPATLALEANAVATLTLTIGCVVMGWATDRFGTRAVMLVGWGGLFLTSYLFYLGLPGTPETLVRNYALVGFFVGSIALLPIVGVRAFPPEVRFSGLSFSYNMAYAVFGGITPVLLTVWMQRDPMAPAHYVAAMGLLGFVLGFVPLASRGWQPAPVRA